CGCCGGAAAGGTGCAAGCCTGGCAGGACATCACGTTCCTCGGAGACATCGGCACTGATACGGCGGATGGCTAGGCGTTCGGGCGCGATGCGGACCACCTTGTGAATGATGCCGAGTTTCTCCAAGGTGCCAATGATGTAGGCGGAGGGATCGATCTGCCACCAGTGCATGCCGTGGTTGGCAGAGCGTGGGAAAGCATGATGATTGTTATGCCATCCCTCACCCATGGCTAGCAGGCCGATCAGGAGATTGTTTCGGCTCTGGTCTGTTGTTACGAATTCACGGTTACCATAGGTATGGCAGACGGAATTCACCGCCCAGGTGACGTGATGGTTGAGGAACATCCGTACCGCACCTCCCCAGAGGAGTGCATAGCCGCCGCCGCTCAGTCCGCCGAGTGCGTATCCGATCAGGAAAGGGATCAGGAGACCTAGGAATGCCCAGAGCACGAAGGTGTTGCTAATGAAGACCACCAGCTTGTCCTTGAGCAGGGGGCCGGCGTAGCGCTGCAAATCGGGACGGAAGTCATCCAAAATCCAGCCAATATGGGCATGGAAGAAGCTCTTCACGGGGCTGTGAGGATCCATGTCATCATCGGAGTTGGCATGATGCTGGATATGAGTGGCGGCCCAGTTCAGGGCAGGTCCCTGGAAGGCCATGGAACCACAGATAAGGAAGAAGGCACGGATCCAATCGGGAGCTTCGAACCCCTTGTGGGTCAGCATTCTATGGTAGCCCACAGTGATGCCCAAGGCACAGAGAGTGTACCCGACAAGTAGGATGACAAGATCCGTTAAGGAGATGAAACGGCCCCAAAGGGTGAAAATGGCATAAACGGTGGACAGAAGAGGAACCCAGACTAGGAGCTGGAGAACGATCTTGGCCTTAAGGGAGACGGGCGTAGTGGACATAAATAAGAAGAACTTTCAAGGGTACTCTATGATCCGTTTCATGCAAGAAGAGATGCCTCCACTGTATCTGAAGATTATCGAAAGACCTCGGCCATCGCCGTGCTGACATTTCCGTACTGATAGGGGAAAGAAAGCCCTTGGAACCGTTCCGGGATGATTCGCTGGCTGTCCAGCATCAGGTGGGAGAGATCTCCGAGCATGAGGCGCAGGGCAAAGGCCGGGGCCGGAAAGAGTGCCGGTCGGTGGGCTGCGCGAGACGCCGCCTTGGTGAACTCGGCATTGGTGACCGGCTCCGGCATCACGGCATTCATAGGGCCGCTGATTGCCTCATTGCACAGGCACTCCAGCACCATCGAGGCCAGGTCGTCGACTTCGATGCACGACATCCATTGGCCGCCCGATCCGAGACGCCCGCCGAGGCCTGCCCGGAAGACAGGTTTGATCAGTTTCATTGCACCCCCGTCGCGGCCGAGAACGAATCCGATACGCAGCCTTACCACACGGACCCCGTACTGCTCCGCCTTGATGGCCTCAGCCTCCCATTCCTGGGCGACTTCGGCCAGGAATCCGCTGCCCGCAGGGGAATCCTCATCGGCAATCCTCTCTCCTGTGTCTCCGTAGAAGCCGATCGCCGAAGCGCTTACGAGCACGCGAGGCCTCTCCGTGGACTTAGCAGCGGCGATCCCTTCGACCAGTCGTCTTGTCCCTTCGACGCGGCTGGCGAGAATGCGTTGGCGTTTTTCCTTAGTCCAGAGACCGATGATCGATTCGCCCGCCAGATGCACGAGCCCGTCGCAGCCGGTCACATCCAGGGGCTGGGTGAGAGAGAAGAGCCGTCTTCCCTTCCCCTCGCGACGACTGAAGAGCACGACCGAGTCACCCCGCGATGTGAGGGCCGTTTGCACTGCATGACCTATAAAGCCCGTTCCTCCTGTAATGCCGATGTTCATGGAAAGAAGGTAGTTAGGCTGAAGGCTATTAGACTGGTAGGTCCGAGAGATTGGAATGGAAATTCATAAATATTCTCCGCGTCTCAGCGCCTCAGCGCGAGAATTGATTCCTGCACCTCATTCCTGAGAAGGGCATTCCATCGGGATTCAATGCACCGAGACCTTGGAAAAAAGATTCAGCACAATGGTCCCCGAGATGATGAGGGAAATTCCAAGGATGGAGGGAAGATCAAGCTGCTGCTTGTAAACAAGCCATCCCACGACGGCGACAAGTGCGGTGCCGACTCCGGACCAGATTGCGTAGGCGATTCCAAGAGGGAGGGTCTTCAGCGTCATCGAGAGGCAGGTAAAGGCGACTCCGTATCCCACCACCACAAGGATCGAGGGGGTCAGACGGGTGAAATTTTCACAGGCTTTCAATGCTGATGTGGCAACCACTTCGGCGGCTATCGCCAGCAAAAGGATGAGATAGGTTTTCATGAGGCGGCCTTGTTTTCCTAATGGGATTTCCCGAACGTGGCATGTAGCCAGCTGTAAGGAAAGTGCTCCCCGGGGCAGTCGGTGGGCCTGGGGTTGATCTCCTTGTGGGCATAGACGATGGCTTTATGGCCCTGGGATTTGCCGGCGCGATCCCTCAGATAAGCTACGAGCTCCTCAAGCGCCCCGATCTGGGCCTTAGTGGGTTGCTCTCTGTTGAAGTCGCCAACGAGGCAGATGCCTAGGGCAATGTCGTTGAGGTAATCGCTGGCCACATGGCCGCCGTTGAGCTGCGCTGTCCAGCGGCGGCCAATCTCTATCTTTCCGTCGCCCGAGCCGTGCCCGTCGCCGATCACGAAATGGTAAGCCAGGCCGTTCTTCATGTGGCGAACGCGGAGATGGTAGATGTCAAAGACCCGTGCGTTCCCCTCGCGGGTACCGCTGTTGTGGACGACGATATATTTCCAGCGACCGCGACGCACCGGGGCGCGGTCGATGGCAGCGCGGGAGGAAGCGCTCAGGTAGTTGTAAGTCCGATGCGAACCGAACATCCTGC
This DNA window, taken from Verrucomicrobiota bacterium, encodes the following:
- a CDS encoding acyl-CoA desaturase, whose product is MSTTPVSLKAKIVLQLLVWVPLLSTVYAIFTLWGRFISLTDLVILLVGYTLCALGITVGYHRMLTHKGFEAPDWIRAFFLICGSMAFQGPALNWAATHIQHHANSDDDMDPHSPVKSFFHAHIGWILDDFRPDLQRYAGPLLKDKLVVFISNTFVLWAFLGLLIPFLIGYALGGLSGGGYALLWGGAVRMFLNHHVTWAVNSVCHTYGNREFVTTDQSRNNLLIGLLAMGEGWHNNHHAFPRSANHGMHWWQIDPSAYIIGTLEKLGIIHKVVRIAPERLAIRRISADVSEERDVLPGLHLSGVVMERGTAMAAAATTVAEVVSHAASQQPPL
- a CDS encoding TIGR01777 family oxidoreductase; this translates as MNIGITGGTGFIGHAVQTALTSRGDSVVLFSRREGKGRRLFSLTQPLDVTGCDGLVHLAGESIIGLWTKEKRQRILASRVEGTRRLVEGIAAAKSTERPRVLVSASAIGFYGDTGERIADEDSPAGSGFLAEVAQEWEAEAIKAEQYGVRVVRLRIGFVLGRDGGAMKLIKPVFRAGLGGRLGSGGQWMSCIEVDDLASMVLECLCNEAISGPMNAVMPEPVTNAEFTKAASRAAHRPALFPAPAFALRLMLGDLSHLMLDSQRIIPERFQGLSFPYQYGNVSTAMAEVFR
- a CDS encoding multidrug efflux SMR transporter, whose translation is MKTYLILLLAIAAEVVATSALKACENFTRLTPSILVVVGYGVAFTCLSMTLKTLPLGIAYAIWSGVGTALVAVVGWLVYKQQLDLPSILGISLIISGTIVLNLFSKVSVH
- a CDS encoding peptidoglycan recognition protein family protein, whose translation is MFGSHRTYNYLSASSRAAIDRAPVRRGRWKYIVVHNSGTREGNARVFDIYHLRVRHMKNGLAYHFVIGDGHGSGDGKIEIGRRWTAQLNGGHVASDYLNDIALGICLVGDFNREQPTKAQIGALEELVAYLRDRAGKSQGHKAIVYAHKEINPRPTDCPGEHFPYSWLHATFGKSH